A segment of the Candidatus Methanomethylicota archaeon genome:
CAATATCTTTACTTGTGAACCATACATCTTTTAATTCTTGATAAATAATATCGAGAATATTTTCTTTAATGGTTTTTCTTGAAGTAGTTTTGTTTCCTTCTTCTTTAACTTCAAAAATCTCAAATAATTTCATTATTCTTTCCTTTTCTAAACTACCATTACATACTATTGTGATTTTGTGACCATTTTTATCATAAAATTCAATTTTTAATTTACGCATTGAATCACCGAATGAATCGAAAATTCATTTATTCTTCCCAATATATGAATTTGTTGTTTAATACATTGTAAAGAAAAATGAAGATTACTTCTATGTAGATAAAGAGAAAAAAAAGAAAATTTTCAGAAATTCACAAAGATTTTTCATCAAATTTTTTCTTTTAATTTATTTTTTCATTAAAATTTTGTTTTTCAAAAATTTGCAGTAGAAGTGAAGGGGTGAATTTGTAGTTTTGTTTTTATGTGATTTTTAAAAAAGAAAAATCACAATTTTATAAAAAATCATTTAATGTTGGTTCATATCAGTATGAACAAAATAAACATCACTATCAAAACATAAAGAAATAACTACCTACAACTCTAAATATGAAAATAATTGAACTTAATGATGTCAAAATTACATAAAGATAAAAAGAACTAACATGAAAAAGTTTATTTAAGTTAGAAAAGTTTAAATATAAGAGTTTATGTAATTTTGTGAGTTTAAAAATAGTATATTAAAAAATGTACTATTTTAATGAAAAAATTATATAATTATGTAAAATATATTTTACATAATTTCTTGAAATTTATAATGGTTTAATTTAATACTAAGAATCAATATCCCTTTTTTAATTTATGTAAAATATATTTTACATAAATTTTTCATTTTTATTTTTATTTTTCATGAAATAGGAACTTGACTTTTTTATTTCTAATTCATTGAGGAGTAAGATAAAATTTTATTTTGTCTATAATATTTGAATATAGGCTTTATGAAGTACTTATTTAAGTTATAATAGACAAACCCCTTTATTTCCTTAGGAAAAAAGAGTTGAAAAAGCTTCTTTTTATTTATGTAATTTAAAAAAGAGTCTAATTGTTAAGTGGTTTTCTGAGTATATATAGATTACAGTCTATTTTTCTAGTAATTAAACTCTAAAAACTTATACATTTTTTATTAATTAATTTCAAAAAATAAAATACAATAGAAATATAGGGGTCCATCTCATGAAGGAATTATGATAAATATGAATGAAGAAAATATAACAATATTCCATTTATTAGCTCAATATATTCCAAGTAAGTATAGAATAAAGTTCTTAAAGGAACTTTTAGAAGTTCATGGCTCAATTTATAAAGTTTCAAAAATAACAAAAATTTCAAGACCTACATTATATAAGTATTTATATTCAGAATGTTGTCCAAATGATTTAATAATGGCTAAAATTTTAAAAGAATTGGTTGAAACTAAAAGAACATGGACAAAGGAAGAATTAAGAAAATTATTGAAGGATTTCAATGAATTAATTAATAAATTATAGTGGTGAAAGTAATTGAGAATATTAAGAGAAATTTATGAACTTAATAAAGAATCAAAATATTTAATCTTTGCAAATTTTTTTCCATCTTTTACTTATGGAATTTTCTTCATTGATGCAGCATATTTTTTGACTAATATTCGTGGTTTTTCAGATACATTCATGGGTTTCTTATATACTTTAATGGGCATCTTTATAGTAATATTTAGTATTCCTGCAGGAATGATTTCTGATAGGTATGGTAAAAGAAAAGTATTATTAATTGGTAATGCAATTTTAAGTTTATCTATTTTTATATTTGCTTTAACAAGTAGTATAATAATATTAATTTTTTCTTCAATATTTTTAGGAATTGCTGAAAGTATGATTATTTCTTCTAGTGGTGCTCTTTTAGCAGAAAAAACAAATAATGGAAAAAAGAGCATTAGCCTTTTCCTTTAATGGATTCGTAAGTGGAATTTCTTTTGGACTTGGAGGTTTTATAATTCCATTACATTTATTATTTGAAAATATTGGTATAAATGAAATTCTAGCTCATGAACTTTTATACATGATTTCATCATTACTTATACTCTTTTCATTAATTTTAATATTAAAAGTACCTGAATCTAATATATTTAAAAAAGAAAAAGGGTTGAGAAATTTATTACCAAAAAAATCAAAGAAAATAATTATTAAATATACTATAACAAACTCAATTTTAGCATTTGGAGCAGGAATTTTTGTTCCATTAATGACAAGATGGTTTTATTTAATGTATGGCATTAAAGATACCATAAGTGGGCCAGTTTTAGGATTTACTAATTTATTAATTGGTCTTTCTAATTTATTAGCCCCTTTTTTATTATGGAAATTTGGTTTAATAAATTCAATAATATTTCCTCAAATTTTTTCCACCCTATTCCTCTATATTCTTCCATATAGTCCTACTTTTCTTATAGCTAGTATAGTTTATTTTATAAGAAGTTTTTTAATGAATATGACAACACCATTACAACAAGCAATGATATTGAGCTTAGTTAATGAAGAAGAAAGAGGAGTGACCTCTGGGATAAATTCTTTAGTATGGTATTTACCAAATTCTATAAGTATTGGTATTGGTGCTTGGCTTTTAGAAATTGGAAATCTTTCAAGTCCATTTTTAATTGCTACAATTTTATACATAATTTCAATATTATTATTTTGGCTATTCTTTAAAGATATTAAAATACATAAAGGAATCATAAGTATTGAAAGAATGATTTCATAAATGATAATGATAGTAAATACACTTTAAAATGTATAGTGAAAATGTAAAACATGCCAGAAATCAGAATTTAAATATATGGTAGCGGGGGGTGGATTTGAACCACCGATCTCGGGGTTTCCCAGCTAGGGCATATGAGCCCCGCGGGATAACCTGACTACCCCACCCCGCTTTTCATTATTTCAAATTAAATGCGAAGCTTATAAATTTTAAGTTACTAAATTTTATTAGGAGGTCTTAATTTTGATAGTTCTTTTATCTGGTTGTGGAAAATTTTCTATAGATGATGAATCTATAGATTTTATTATAGAAGAGGGAAGTCGTTTATTTTCTTTACTTAGTGAAAATAAATTTGAAGAATTTTCTTTAGCTTTAAAAAATTTACATGAATTTATTAAAAAAATTGGCAAGCCAGTTAGTATTTTAAAAAATGCAGATATAGTAATTCCTCCAATAGATATTAATCCTGAAGATTTTAAGAATATTTTAGGTCTTTGAAATAATTCCATAAAAATTATTTACTTCACCATTCCATTTACTTTTTTCAAGTCCATATCTTTGAAGAGGTTTTGTTAAATGTCTCATAGATCTAGATGGAGGTAAATAAATTCCTTCTTTAATTTCTCTATTAATTTTTATAGTAATTTTTTCCTTTGTTTTTATACCACATTTTTTACATTGATATCCTTTATTTTTTCCTTCAGACTTCATTGATTTTTTACAATTTGGACAAATAGGATTTACATTAATTTCTTTAATTAATTCTAAAATTTCTAATTTTTCTAAATTTATTGTTATTTTACCATTCTCTAATAATCTAACCCCTCCTCCAATTCTTACTTTATCTCCTAACATTAATTTCATAACAATCATTCTAAGTTTTCCAGAAGGTTCATAAGTAGCAACATCAACTTCTCCAGTTTCATCTTTTATTGAAAAAATTACATGGCCACCAGGTATAATAATTGGTTCTTTTGAAATTCTTCCTTCTATAATTACTGAATAGTATGGTTTTAATTCATTTATTTTATAAATTTTTTTTAAATGAGCATCTGTTCCTTGATTTGTTCTAAATATTACCCATCTTTCTCCATTTTCAAATTTTATATAATTAAGAGCTTTTTTTACTATATAAGGACTTTCTCCTCTTACTCCAAATAAAACTGGATCAGTTCCATGAGGAGTAATTAATAACCTTCTCTCTTCATAATCTATATTATTAAAAGTCTGTGGCCAAGTTTCTTTATCAAATTTTACTACACTTTCATAATCCACAATTCTTTTTTCATTCCACAATTCTCTTTTTCTATAGACTATTAATTCAAATGTATAATCTCTATCAAGAATATTTCCTATGGAAGCAATAGCACCTATTATTCCTCTTCCATTATTTATTACTCTATATTTAATACCAATTTTTCTAACTAAAAATAAAGCTTCATCTAAAGTTAATACTTCATATAGTGCTCTTTCTCCAAAATCTTTTACTTCTTTTGGAACATCTCCTTTTAATAAAGCAATTCCTGGTTGATTTTTTTCATCTTTTTTATCTCTAAATTCTTCAACATAATTTAACGCTATATCTAATAATTCTTCTTCATCTTTATTTGAATAAAATCTAAGACAAATAGCACCATTTCCTCTAGATTTCCATGGAATATTTGGATTAAGTCTTATTAAATTTGGATAATCTATGAATTTTGAATATTTTATAATTTCTTCTATTAATAATGCTGCTACATAAGTTGTACAACCAAATTTTAATGAATCTGTATCATCTATACCTAAATGATAAATAGGCAATTTCTTTCCCCAATATATTTATATTAAGATTTTCTATAACTTTCACACCTATGAATCTTTATGTATATCATACAAAAGAATGTGATCCAAAAAAATGTACTGGATTAAAATTAAAAAAATTAAATCTTGCAAAATTAGTTTATAATATTAATCAAATTCCAAAAGGAGTAATTATATTATATCCATTTTGTAAAGATTTCATTTTTAAAAATGATAAATTTTTTATAGAAAATTTTGGTTTAGCAGTAATAGATTGCTCATGGAATAAAATTTTACCAAGAAAAATAAGATCGCCAGTAAGAAAACTTCCTTTTTTATTAGCAGCAAATCCCATAAATTATTCCATACCATATAAATTAAGTAGTTTAGAAGCATTTGCTGCTGCATTATATATTACTGGATTTTATGAAGAATCTTTACTTTTACTTTCTAAAGTAAAATGGGGGGAGACTTTCATTTCTTTAAATAAAGAATTACTTCAAAAATATTCTTTAGCAAAAACTTATGAAGAAATTTTAATAATTGATGAAGAATATAGAAAATTATATGGAATAAGTATTTGAAACGCGGCGTTTCAAGAGATTCCTTATTTTTAATTTTTATTAAAATTATTATTGAGGTGGAAAAATGAAAAAAATCTTTAGTATAATACTCATACCATTGATAATAATTTCAATTATTCCAGTATACTCTTTACCTTTTAATCAACTACAACAACAAGAACAAATTAATGCAAGAAATATGTTGACAATAGCAAATATGGCAAGAGAGAGAGTTGAATTAATGTTAAGAAATATTATGACTAATACAACATTAATGAATCTTAATAAAACAGTGATTGATAATTGTAATATAACATTAGAACAAGCAAAGAAATTAATTGAAGAAGCTAATATTGCATTAAATAATGGTAATTATAATGAAACAATGAATAAATTAATTGAAGCAATGAAACTTTTACGTAATTGTTTTATAAAATTATGTGAATTATCATATGAAGAAACTCCAAAAGCTTTAGGATTGATAGAAGCTATTAATAATACAGCAATAAGAATTGAAAAACTCAATGAGACTTTACAAACACTTTCAGAAAAAATAATTAATGTAAGTAATTTAATTGAAAAAGCTAAATCTATATTAAATGAAGCTATGCTTCTATATTCTCAAGGCAATGTAAGTGCTGCAGCAAATAAATTAGGAGAAGTTAATTCAATAATGGCTCAAATAAATGTAATGCTTAAAAATAAAGCTCAAGAAAGATTAATGATAAGACTTAATGAATTTGCTAAAAAAATTACCCCTCCTATTAATAATACTAAGGAATTTCAAAATATGATGAGAAATATAGAAGAAAAAAATATAAGAGATGCTATTAATGCACTAAAATCTCTTAATATTTCACAACAATTACCAATAATTAATAAATATTTAGAACTATACATTAATGCATCAAGAAATAGTTTAGAAATAACAATTTCAAATATTGGTAATTCAACTTTACAATTTCCAAATTCAGCTTATGGAATTACTATAGAGAGAAAAGTAGGTAATCTCTGGATGCTTTATTACTCTCCAATATCTGCTCAAGTAATTACATCTTTAGAACCAGGTAAAAGTGTGAATTTAAAAATCTCTCTTCATTTAGTACCAGGAACTTATAGAGTAGTTACTAAAGCTTGGACAGAAGGAATGAAGGAACAATTATTTACATATAAAGAATTTACAATTAAATAAGTTCTACTAAATTTTGAAGTCCTACTTTTTTAATTTTTACAATTCCTTTTTTCTCTAATCTTTTTAACATTCTCCATAATGTAGTTCTTGGAATATCAGGAAATGCAGTTCTAATTTCTGCTTCTAAAGCTTTACCTCCATTCTTTTTTATAAAATTTAAGACTCTTTCTTCATAATCACTTACTTTTTCCTTTCCTTTTTTCTTTTTAATTAATATGAAAATAGAAATAATAATTATTATAATTGGAATAATCCAAAATAATTGAATAGTTTCTGTTTCTTTAATAGTTTCAAAAGTAATGGGAATTGTATAATCAACTTCATAATATCCAGGATTAAAAACCATTATTACTTTATTATTTTCTATTGAAATTTGTTTTGGAATTGCATTAATTCCAATTATTGTTGCATTATCAGGAAAAATTACTCTTATTTCATATGGAGAATCTATTTTAAAAGTCCAAAGATTTCTTAATTTAAATGTTAAATCTTGAGTATAATACTCAAGAATGATATTTTTAGATCCTAATGAATAAATTTCAATTTCATTATCTTCAATTTCATAATCTAACAATTCTTTATTTTCATTATATATTATTACATTACTTATATTCATACCAATCAATGGTATTCTTATATATGGTAGATTTTCATCAACTTCTATAGAAATTTTTACATGAACAATTCCGTCTTTATATATAATCAAATCTACTAATTGTGAATTTGAATAAGGAATAAGAATTGATATTAAAGTTAGAATAATGAAAATCTTTACTATATTTTTTATCATAAATTAGATTTTATTAAAAAAAATTTTATTTTTTATGGGGGCGTGTTGGCCGTAACCCACCTTCTGTTTTAGGCAGCATTCGACTATTCGGGCTACCCGGGCCTCCCGTAGGACTCATAGGCCCCTATTTGCCCTTTCTCCCCGCGGATTGGCCGTTTCAACGTAACCGAAGGCATACTCAATAGGTTGCCCCTACATCATAGACATTTGCCTTCGGACGTCTCGTTTCTGTGCCAAGAGCAGGGGTCTCCCCCTACGCCTCACGGCGTCGCGGTCCTACGAGGAGGGTGGAGTTTCCTCAGGCTCTTCTAAGAGCCCGTGAGCTGCCCACCAACTCGCCCCCAATAAAAATTTAGAAAACTAATTAATAAAGCCGTGCATAGGTCTCTAGTTTCACTCAGATTTGGGGCACAGGCCTGCACCTCAGGCGATTGGGAACGGCGGGCTGAACACCTTGGCCGAAGCCTTGGTGCTTACACCCCCGTCCCATCAACCCCATGTTCTATGGGAGCCTTCGTCCGCCTTTAAGGCGGAATGGCCGCCTGGTTTCGGGGAGGGTTTCCCGCTTAGATGCTTTCAGCGGTTAACCCTTGCGGCGTGGCTGCCC
Coding sequences within it:
- a CDS encoding MFS transporter, with the protein product MEKRALAFSFNGFVSGISFGLGGFIIPLHLLFENIGINEILAHELLYMISSLLILFSLILILKVPESNIFKKEKGLRNLLPKKSKKIIIKYTITNSILAFGAGIFVPLMTRWFYLMYGIKDTISGPVLGFTNLLIGLSNLLAPFLLWKFGLINSIIFPQIFSTLFLYILPYSPTFLIASIVYFIRSFLMNMTTPLQQAMILSLVNEEERGVTSGINSLVWYLPNSISIGIGAWLLEIGNLSSPFLIATILYIISILLFWLFFKDIKIHKGIISIERMIS
- a CDS encoding tRNA(Ile)(2)-agmatinylcytidine synthase, giving the protein MPIYHLGIDDTDSLKFGCTTYVAALLIEEIIKYSKFIDYPNLIRLNPNIPWKSRGNGAICLRFYSNKDEEELLDIALNYVEEFRDKKDEKNQPGIALLKGDVPKEVKDFGERALYEVLTLDEALFLVRKIGIKYRVINNGRGIIGAIASIGNILDRDYTFELIVYRKRELWNEKRIVDYESVVKFDKETWPQTFNNIDYEERRLLITPHGTDPVLFGVRGESPYIVKKALNYIKFENGERWVIFRTNQGTDAHLKKIYKINELKPYYSVIIEGRISKEPIIIPGGHVIFSIKDETGEVDVATYEPSGKLRMIVMKLMLGDKVRIGGGVRLLENGKITINLEKLEILELIKEINVNPICPNCKKSMKSEGKNKGYQCKKCGIKTKEKITIKINREIKEGIYLPPSRSMRHLTKPLQRYGLEKSKWNGEVNNFYGIISKT
- a CDS encoding DUF367 family protein → MNLYVYHTKECDPKKCTGLKLKKLNLAKLVYNINQIPKGVIILYPFCKDFIFKNDKFFIENFGLAVIDCSWNKILPRKIRSPVRKLPFLLAANPINYSIPYKLSSLEAFAAALYITGFYEESLLLLSKVKWGETFISLNKELLQKYSLAKTYEEILIIDEEYRKLYGISI
- a CDS encoding MFS transporter; translated protein: MRILREIYELNKESKYLIFANFFPSFTYGIFFIDAAYFLTNIRGFSDTFMGFLYTLMGIFIVIFSIPAGMISDRYGKRKVLLIGNAILSLSIFIFALTSSIIILIFSSIFLGIAESMIISSSGALLAEKTNNGKKSISLFL